In Osmia bicornis bicornis chromosome 10, iOsmBic2.1, whole genome shotgun sequence, one genomic interval encodes:
- the LOC114881604 gene encoding protein maelstrom homolog codes for MSKKTKGKNAFYFFMLDWKKREEAGGRVFPEGLKDVQRDSKCSEEWQNLSSQEKGYYNKRAKDSKIETQGSLTKKTALGESVEEVAAADKREQEYHQNMLQYIESIITMSTKHKNLEKLKFMVIHVNWFFTRVIGINKYDYCPAEFAVGEFSLENGIENIYHEIINSKIPLGWKRDAIEISQQTHRIPVELSQGKNDFLLMYNKLIALLKNNQTGNKLPPLFTSKGLVPAVKSLLTKMTHAAGVSSDDFLIYSLEALFGSLRNTATQSVDDCTIPLVVAENEFGKDTFLSVCNLECDFHKCIDGSSQYCSMSIIKRWGFTICDYCCEFLGVPMVEGVHFPVAQTIDYVYQEVAEQEGIDTQLQLISLSDQPKLIEWNGVTEEHRRKVSERSYAEELRRRNESKRVDVIDHSKLNAPSNNAILTGRPLRLPKTTSLAINEIKENINCLNVTDFPPLGGEAKTPKKDVKNIKLPLGRGRCRT; via the exons ATGTCGAAGAAGACTAAAGGAAAGAATGCTTTCTATTTCTTTATGCTTGACTGGAAGAAGCGGGAAGAAGCTGGAGGAAGAGTGTTCCCTGAAGGCTTAAAAGATGTGCAACGAGATTCAAAATGTAGCGAAGAATGGCAG AATCTTTCCTCGCAAGAAAAaggttattataataaaagagCAAAAGATAGTAAGATTGAGACTCAAGGAagtttaacaaaaaaaacagcACTTGGAGAGAGTGTAGAGGAGGTTGCAGCAGCTGATAAACGAGAGCAAGAGTATCATCAAAATATGCTTCAGTACATAGAATCCATAATTACCATGAGTACTAAACATAAGA atttggaaaaattaaaatttatggTCATACATGTAAATTGGTTCTTCACAAGAGTAATTGGAATCAACAAATATGATTATTGCCCTGCAGAATTTGCAGTGGGAGAATTTAGTTTGGAAAATGGTATAGAAAACATATATCATGAAATTATCAATTCAAAGATACCATTAGGATGGAAAAGAGATGCAATTGAAATAAGCCAGCAGACCCATAGAATACCTGTGGAGCTTTCCCAAGGAAAAAACGACTTCTTACTTATGTATAACAAATTGATTGCACTGCTGAAAAATAATCAAACTGGAAACAAATTGCCCCCATTGTTTACATCAAAAGGTTTAGTCCCTGCAGTAAAATCATTATTAACGAAAATGACTCATGCAGCTGGAGTATCTTCGGATGATTTTCTAATCTATTCATTGGAAGCACTTTTTGGCTCATTGAGAAATACTGCTACACAAAGTGTGGACGATTGCACCATACCTTTAGTAGTCGCTGAAAATGAATTTGGAAAAGATACTTTCTTGTCTGTCTGTAATCTCGAATGCGATTTTCATAAATGTATCGATGGCTCATCTCAGTACTGCAGTATGTCTATAATAAAAAGGTGGGGTTTCACAATATGCGATTATTGTTGTGAATTTCTTGGTGTACCAATGGTCGAAGGAGTACATTTCCCTGTTGCTCAAACAATCGATTATGTCTATCAAGAAGTTGCAGAGCAGGAGGGCATTGATACTCAGCTGCAACTCATAAGTCTCAGTGATCAGCCAAAATTGATCGAATGGAATGGAGTGACTGAAGAACATAGAAGAAAAGTGTCTGAACGAAGTTATGCAGAAGAATTACGACGACGTAATGAGAGCAAGCGAGTAGATGTCATTGATCATAGCAAACTCAATGCACCATCAAACAATGCAATTTTAACTGGTCGACCATTACGCCTTCCTAAAACAACGTCATTAgctataaatgaaataaaggaaaatattaattgtttaaatgTAACTGATTTCCCGCCATTAGGAGGAGAAGCTAAAACACCAAAGAAAGACGTAAAGAATATCAAGCTTCCACTGGGAAGAGGACGTTGTCGTACCTAA